A genomic region of Lentisphaerota bacterium contains the following coding sequences:
- a CDS encoding TRAP transporter substrate-binding protein, with protein MGKSVSFFVAGVTTGLLVACLFGAFVIRPRKAGDASAGPGGRGIVLKLAHGLDETHPVHKAMEVMSKRLEELSGGKASIDIYSGGVLGSEVDCLEQVQKGELAMTKVSTAALEAFLPEMKVFSVPFAFRDADHFWNTLHSPIGTRMLGLGVERQFRGLCYYDSGDRNFYTTKKPIRSVADVSGMKVRVMNSRTAMDMVKAMGGSPCPISWGELYTALAQGTVDAAENNPPSFITSRHYEVCKYFILSGHQRIPDMVIISTKVWDQLPLDIRTALQQAADESAVFQRQLWKETTDACMLTAKQNGVEIITPDLESFRKACAPITEGKDYLVIQKVLSEIREVK; from the coding sequence ATGGGCAAATCAGTGTCTTTTTTTGTGGCGGGTGTGACGACCGGTCTGCTGGTCGCTTGTTTGTTCGGCGCTTTTGTCATTCGTCCGAGAAAGGCGGGAGACGCATCTGCTGGCCCGGGAGGGCGCGGGATTGTGTTGAAGCTTGCCCATGGATTGGACGAGACCCATCCCGTCCACAAGGCCATGGAGGTCATGAGCAAGCGCCTTGAGGAGCTTTCAGGGGGCAAAGCCTCGATCGACATCTACTCCGGCGGCGTGCTCGGCAGCGAGGTCGATTGTCTCGAGCAAGTGCAGAAGGGAGAGCTCGCGATGACCAAAGTCTCGACGGCCGCGCTGGAGGCTTTTTTGCCGGAAATGAAGGTCTTCAGCGTTCCCTTCGCGTTTCGCGATGCGGACCATTTCTGGAACACGCTGCACAGCCCGATCGGCACGCGCATGCTCGGCTTGGGCGTCGAGCGCCAGTTCCGGGGCCTCTGCTATTACGACTCGGGCGACCGAAATTTCTACACGACTAAAAAGCCCATCCGCTCGGTTGCCGACGTAAGCGGCATGAAGGTGCGCGTGATGAACAGCCGCACGGCGATGGACATGGTCAAGGCCATGGGCGGCAGCCCGTGTCCGATCAGTTGGGGCGAACTCTACACGGCCTTGGCGCAGGGCACGGTGGACGCAGCCGAAAACAATCCCCCGTCTTTCATCACCAGCCGCCACTACGAGGTGTGCAAGTACTTCATCCTCTCCGGCCACCAGCGTATCCCGGACATGGTGATCATCAGCACCAAGGTATGGGACCAGCTTCCGCTCGACATCAGAACCGCGCTCCAGCAGGCGGCGGACGAGTCTGCGGTCTTCCAGCGCCAACTCTGGAAAGAAACGACCGACGCCTGCATGCTGACGGCGAAGCAGAATGGCGTCGAGATCATCACGCCGGATCTGGAGAGTTTCCGCAAGGCCTGCGCGCCGATCACGGAGGGCAAGGATTATCTGGTGATCCAAAAAGTGCTCTCCGAGATTCGGGAGGTGAAGTGA
- a CDS encoding TRAP transporter small permease — protein MGAWQSFRTGLIRALEKLVIVMVAVLTLTVLWGVFSRFVLGKQAAYTDELARVLLVWISMIGAALAFGENAHLGVDYFVNKLHPEARKTLSMIVQLVIMVLAILVFIVGGWGLAMGQLGQQLPTMPWMSRGMVYVAIPISGVFMLLFAIENLIEIVKTPADQIGAQTQAEG, from the coding sequence ATGGGTGCGTGGCAAAGTTTTCGGACAGGGCTCATACGGGCTCTGGAGAAGCTGGTGATCGTGATGGTGGCCGTGTTGACGCTGACGGTGCTCTGGGGCGTGTTTTCCCGCTTCGTGTTGGGAAAACAGGCCGCCTACACGGATGAGCTGGCCCGTGTGCTGTTGGTCTGGATTTCAATGATTGGCGCCGCGCTGGCTTTCGGCGAGAACGCGCATCTCGGGGTGGACTATTTCGTGAACAAGTTGCATCCCGAGGCACGCAAGACCCTCAGCATGATCGTGCAACTGGTCATCATGGTGCTGGCGATTCTCGTCTTTATCGTTGGCGGCTGGGGCCTGGCCATGGGCCAGCTGGGGCAGCAGTTGCCAACGATGCCGTGGATGTCGCGCGGCATGGTCTACGTTGCGATCCCGATCAGCGGCGTGTTCATGCTGTTGTTCGCGATTGAAAACCTGATTGAGATCGTCAAAACGCCCGCCGACCAGATCGGTGCGCAAACCCAAGCGGAAGGCTAA
- a CDS encoding TRAP transporter large permease, whose amino-acid sequence MLGIILVLALSFFVLLLMNAPVAVAIACSSLLAILANGGDPGYTVAQRMANGVDSFPLLAIPFFVFSGYLMGRGGLARRLIDLAALFVGRLPGGLGYVNTLTCMLFGSISGSAAAAVSSIGGFMIPEMNRKGYNREFNVAVTATAATTGLLIPPSNAMIVYSVAAGSVSIAAMFMAGILPGILVGLCLMVASGIISVRNGYGRATAGAGAGARVHPLRVCWRALPSLLLVIIIIGGILKGVFTATEAAAISVAYAFLLSVVFYREIPWKDLPGICLKTGMTTAVVMLLIGASSSMSWIMTMANIPQTVSAGLMGLSENPYMILLTINAMLLVVGMFMDMTPALLIFTPILLPVVRQMGLSDIHFGIIIIANLCIGLCTPPVGTCLFIGCGVGKTTLAKVTVKALPFFLAMIAALMLITYVPWISLAIPRMCGLLK is encoded by the coding sequence ATGCTCGGCATTATACTGGTGTTGGCGCTTTCTTTTTTTGTGCTGTTGCTGATGAACGCGCCTGTCGCCGTCGCGATCGCGTGCTCCTCGCTTCTGGCGATTCTTGCCAACGGCGGCGACCCGGGCTACACGGTGGCTCAGCGCATGGCGAACGGGGTGGATAGTTTTCCGCTGTTGGCAATTCCGTTTTTCGTATTCTCCGGCTACCTCATGGGGCGCGGCGGGCTGGCGCGGCGACTGATCGATTTGGCGGCCTTATTTGTGGGGCGATTGCCGGGCGGACTCGGGTATGTCAACACGCTGACGTGCATGCTCTTTGGCTCGATTTCCGGGTCAGCGGCGGCGGCCGTCTCGTCAATCGGCGGCTTCATGATCCCCGAGATGAATAGGAAAGGCTACAACCGCGAGTTCAACGTGGCGGTGACGGCGACAGCCGCGACGACCGGCCTGCTGATTCCGCCCTCCAACGCCATGATCGTGTATTCGGTGGCGGCCGGTTCGGTTTCGATTGCGGCGATGTTCATGGCCGGCATTCTGCCGGGCATTCTGGTGGGTCTTTGCCTCATGGTGGCCTCGGGCATTATCTCGGTTCGCAACGGGTACGGCAGAGCGACCGCAGGCGCGGGTGCCGGGGCGCGCGTCCATCCGTTGCGGGTCTGCTGGCGCGCCCTGCCCAGCCTGCTGCTGGTGATCATCATTATCGGCGGCATTCTCAAAGGGGTATTCACGGCGACGGAGGCGGCGGCAATTTCCGTGGCCTACGCCTTTCTGCTGTCCGTGGTTTTCTACCGCGAGATCCCGTGGAAGGATCTTCCGGGAATTTGTCTAAAGACCGGCATGACGACGGCTGTGGTCATGCTCTTGATCGGGGCGTCGAGTTCCATGTCGTGGATCATGACGATGGCCAACATCCCGCAGACGGTGTCCGCCGGGCTGATGGGGCTTTCCGAGAACCCGTACATGATTCTGCTGACGATCAACGCCATGTTGCTGGTGGTCGGGATGTTCATGGACATGACGCCCGCGCTCCTGATCTTCACGCCGATCTTGCTGCCCGTGGTGCGCCAGATGGGGCTGTCGGACATCCATTTCGGCATCATCATCATCGCGAACCTCTGCATCGGACTGTGCACGCCGCCGGTGGGAACCTGTCTGTTTATCGGTTGCGGCGTCGGCAAAACGACCCTTGCGAAGGTGACGGTGAAGGCGCTGCCGTTCTTCCTCGCGATGATCGCGGCGCTGATGCTGATCACCTACGTGCCGTGGATTTCGCTGGCGATTCCCCGGATGTGCGGCCTGCTGAAGTAG
- a CDS encoding ABC transporter ATP-binding protein yields MGTGVDYIRFTAARQKFRLVAEERGKTPPDSARQTQEGRKGRDGQEERDWPADSSSPSGLSASPASPKPPHWPFGVQPPRDAEPMRVLLVLACGILVFAMLRGGLNFLYTVEANKLVQQQIVVDLRAQVYDKMQRLSFRFFDANASASIINRVLGDVQAVRLFVDGVALPCVVLVLSLLVYLVYMLQIHVGLTLACLGTTPLLWYAMCRFSKLQQPRYRRVRDLADRVVLVLDEYLHGAAIVKGFGLEAKEIAKFSVANRAVRDEQLSIFVTQCWFHPLIGFLSQINMAVLLVYGGWLVIGYERAPDAAAAMQTGISIGQLLVFFGLQQQFSGQVANIGNIANSIQQSLIAARRVHEVLTAPLDIQSHPDARRLPQPRGAVTFENVVFGYDPQEPVLRDITLDVLPGECIAVLGATGSGKSALMSLIPRFYDPLSGRVLVDGVDVRDLDLDDLRRSIGIVFQESFLFSTTIAANIAFGRPDASRAQIERAARVAAAHDFIQQLPQGYDTILHEGGANLSGGQRQRIAIARAILREPAILLLDDPTAAIDAHTERDILLAMEGAMQGRTTFVVAHRLSTLHRANRVLVLEHGRIAELGTHAELMERDGLYREVVAIQISDLSGGAA; encoded by the coding sequence ATGGGCACAGGCGTAGACTACATACGGTTCACGGCCGCGAGACAGAAATTCAGATTAGTGGCAGAGGAGAGAGGAAAGACTCCTCCCGACAGTGCGCGACAAACGCAAGAGGGCCGGAAGGGACGGGATGGACAAGAAGAACGTGATTGGCCTGCCGATTCCTCAAGTCCCTCAGGTCTTTCCGCTTCGCCAGCCTCCCCAAAGCCTCCCCACTGGCCTTTCGGCGTCCAACCGCCGCGAGACGCCGAGCCCATGCGCGTGCTGCTTGTGCTGGCCTGCGGCATCCTCGTGTTTGCGATGCTGCGGGGCGGACTCAATTTTCTATACACGGTAGAGGCCAACAAACTGGTGCAACAGCAGATCGTCGTGGACCTACGGGCTCAAGTCTACGACAAAATGCAGCGCCTCAGCTTTCGGTTCTTTGACGCCAACGCCAGCGCCTCGATCATCAACCGCGTCCTCGGGGATGTGCAAGCGGTCCGCCTGTTTGTGGACGGCGTGGCGCTGCCGTGCGTGGTGCTGGTGCTGTCGCTGCTGGTCTACCTGGTCTACATGCTGCAGATTCATGTCGGCCTGACACTGGCCTGTCTGGGCACCACACCGCTGCTCTGGTATGCCATGTGCCGATTCTCGAAGTTGCAGCAGCCGCGCTACCGGCGCGTGCGCGACTTGGCGGACCGGGTGGTGCTGGTGCTGGACGAATATTTACACGGTGCGGCAATCGTGAAAGGCTTTGGCCTTGAAGCGAAGGAGATCGCCAAATTTTCCGTTGCGAACCGCGCCGTGCGCGACGAACAGCTCAGCATTTTTGTGACTCAGTGCTGGTTTCATCCGCTGATCGGCTTTCTTTCACAGATCAACATGGCCGTGCTGCTTGTTTACGGCGGTTGGTTGGTGATCGGTTACGAACGCGCGCCCGACGCTGCGGCCGCCATGCAGACCGGTATATCCATCGGTCAGTTGCTGGTATTTTTCGGGTTGCAGCAGCAGTTCTCGGGACAGGTAGCGAACATCGGCAACATTGCCAACAGCATTCAGCAAAGCCTGATTGCCGCCCGGCGCGTGCACGAGGTCCTCACGGCGCCACTGGACATCCAGAGCCATCCAGACGCGCGGCGCTTGCCGCAACCGCGCGGTGCCGTGACGTTCGAAAACGTGGTCTTTGGCTACGACCCTCAAGAACCGGTGCTCCGCGACATCACGCTCGATGTGCTACCCGGTGAATGCATCGCCGTTCTTGGCGCCACCGGGTCAGGTAAAAGCGCGCTGATGAGTCTCATCCCGCGCTTCTATGATCCGCTTTCCGGACGCGTGCTGGTGGACGGCGTGGATGTGCGCGACCTCGACCTGGACGATCTGCGCCGCAGCATCGGCATTGTGTTTCAGGAAAGCTTTCTGTTCAGCACCACGATTGCAGCCAATATCGCCTTTGGCCGGCCGGATGCCAGCCGTGCGCAGATCGAACGGGCCGCCCGCGTCGCGGCGGCGCACGACTTCATCCAGCAGTTGCCACAGGGGTACGATACCATCCTCCACGAGGGCGGCGCCAACCTCTCCGGCGGCCAGCGTCAGCGCATCGCCATCGCGCGCGCCATCCTGCGCGAGCCCGCCATCCTGCTGCTGGACGACCCCACGGCCGCCATTGACGCCCACACGGAACGCGATATTCTGCTGGCCATGGAAGGCGCCATGCAAGGGCGCACAACCTTTGTCGTGGCGCACCGCCTCAGCACGCTGCACCGCGCCAACCGTGTGCTTGTCCTGGAGCATGGCCGTATCGCGGAGCTTGGCACGCATGCCGAGCTGATGGAGCGCGATGGCTTGTACCGCGAAGTGGTGGCCATTCAAATTAGCGACCTGTCGGGGGGCGCCGCATGA